In the genome of uncultured Sphaerochaeta sp., the window GATTGAGGAGGGCACAACGCTGGAGGCTGTTGCTTCCAAACTCGGGATGCAGCCATCCTACGCGGTTTTCAGGTATCTGGAGGCTGACAAGGATGTCCTGCGCGCAAGCCTGGTGACAGAGTTGAGCGAAGAGGAAGAGCCTCGGGAGGTTGTCTTTGCCCTCCACAACTCAGATTCACAAACATGGAAAGTAGGCGACATCGGGCCGGCAGGGGGATTCATCTTTTATGACAAAGGCTACTATGCCGACGGCTGGAGATATCTCGAAGCGGCACCTGAGGATGAAGCGGGAACCTATCGATGGGGCCAGTATGGGTATTATCAGGATATGTGCGCAGTGGAACATGGGCAGGGAATGCTCAACTGCCAGAAGCTTGGATACAATGAGATGCCGATAGACTGCGCCCTCTACGCCTGCCAGGAAAAGACGGTTACCTATGATTCGCACCTCTATGATGATTGGTTCCTGCCGTCCCGTGATGAGCTGACGACCTTACTGCAATTCAGGGATACTGCCGGACTCTCTGCCGACAGGTACTGGAGTTCCTCAGAGGTTTCCGCCACCTCTGCCTGGCAGGTGAATCCTGCAACGCTGAAAGCATCGCAGTACTATAAGAATGCCCAGCAATCGGTGCGTGCAGTCCGTTCGTTCTAGATGCATGGGCATAGTTGAGGTGAATGTTTGCACGAGTATCGGACAAAGCTGTCAAATAATATTCCAAACATCACAATAACTATGTATTAAAAATCAAAAATTTAACTAATTACTCATTATCAGGCAATCATCTAGATTGCTTTATACAAAATCCAAGAATAGTATAGGCAAAAGATCTTCAGGAATAATATTTGCCGTTTTGGCGGCAGTTTATGCACATAGTACGGGAATTTCGTGCTTTTTGTTCTTTTCCAAGGAGGTCCTCATGCATGATCGGCTTGCTGCCATCGAGCACATTGTTGCCCAGCATCGGCATGAACATGGTGCACTGCTCTCCATTCTGGAGGAAGTCCAGCGCACCAGCGAGCACAACTATCTCAGCAAGGATGCATTGGCACAGGTTGCCAGAAATCTTGAACTTCCGCTTGCTGACGTCTATTCGGTAGCCACCTTCTACGCATTCTTCAACCTCAAACCCCAAGGTGAGCATGTCATCACCGTCTGCCGTGGAACCGCCTGCCATACCCGCGGTTCCAAGCCCCTGCTTGAGAAGGTGCTTACCTATCTTGGCATCACGTTGGAGGATGACGGTTCGGCCACCACGGCGGACTGCCGCTTCACCGTGCATACGGTAGCCTGTTTCGGCCAGTGTGCACTTGCTCCGGTGGTCAGTGTGGATGGCGTGATTCACTCCCGTGTTACCGAAAAGGAGTTGCTCTCGTTCATTGATGCCTTGGCACAACCCAAGGAGGTGGTGGTATGATCGAAAAACTTGCTCACATGATGCATGAGGGAGAGCAACGCCTCTACCCGAACAGACCTATGATAACGGTAGGCATGGGAACGTGCGGCATCGGAAGCGGTGCAGATGTTCTCTATGAAGGTTTTGCCTCCTACATCGAAAAGCACAACCTCCCCATTCTCCTGCGCTCTGTCGGCTGTTTCGGCTTTTGCAGCGAAGAGCCGCTGGTCATGCTCTACCTTCCTTCCCACCCCCTGGTGGTATACAGCAGGGTTGAGAGC includes:
- a CDS encoding NAD(P)H-dependent oxidoreductase subunit E, whose protein sequence is MHDRLAAIEHIVAQHRHEHGALLSILEEVQRTSEHNYLSKDALAQVARNLELPLADVYSVATFYAFFNLKPQGEHVITVCRGTACHTRGSKPLLEKVLTYLGITLEDDGSATTADCRFTVHTVACFGQCALAPVVSVDGVIHSRVTEKELLSFIDALAQPKEVVV